GCCCTCGGAATAACAGCAAGCTGCTTCCGAGTGGGGGGTTCCAAGAGCCGTTGGGGAAAGCCAGTGGAAAGGCCCTGATTTTGGCTGTTGATTTCTTGGCCCGGCGCCGGCCCATGCGCCAGGTCGTTTATTGGGAACCCCAAAACGGGTAAAAGCAGTACCACTGCTCGGGGTAGGTACGCACGTAGCGCTCGAGGATTGCCACCCAGCGCTCCAGGTAGGGGCGAAGCGCTGTTTCTGAAACGTCCTCGGGCACCTCGAAAGGCTCCTCGTAAATCACCCGAAAGCGGCGGTCGGGCTCCACCAAGAAAAACGTGGGGATCACCAAGGCCCTGCCGCGAGCTGCCAGGAAAAAAGGTCCCGGCGGGAACTTGGTTTCCTTACCAAAAAAGACCACCGGCCAGCCTTGGTCGTTAAAATCGCGGTCGCCGTGGCAGGCCAAAATGCCCCCGGAGCGCAAAACCCGAAGCGCTGGAACCACCGACAGCGGCGAAGCGTCCACCGGAATGCCGCGGACGTTCCCCAAAAGGCGCATGCGGGTGCGAAACTCCTCAGCTTTTTCAAAGCGGTCCCGCCAGTACAGCACGTGTACCGGTTCCACGTGCTTGCCCAGGGCAATGGCCCCCACTTCGGGGTTTCCCATATGAGCCGTGAGAAGGAGCGTGCCGCGCCCGCTTTGACGGGCCTGCTGAAAAAAGTCCCAACCTTCTAAGCAGGCAATGTGCTCTTCCACCTTTTCTGGGGGCAGCTGCGCGTAGCGGAAAAAGTCAATCCAGTGGTAGGCGTGCTCCCACATCATATGCCAGGCGGCACGGCGCACCTGGGGGTGCTCAGGGGGTAGGCCCAAAATCCGGCTGAGGTTGCCGCTCACCGCCCGCATGTACTTGGGCCGCACCAGCACAAACGGGGCAATCACCAG
This Thermoanaerobaculum aquaticum DNA region includes the following protein-coding sequences:
- a CDS encoding lysophospholipid acyltransferase family protein produces the protein MQFKMAGSPRWLQAFYRAYFAFWIPALAWAATWWPLSLMYWMARWLVIAPFVLVRPKYMRAVSGNLSRILGLPPEHPQVRRAAWHMMWEHAYHWIDFFRYAQLPPEKVEEHIACLEGWDFFQQARQSGRGTLLLTAHMGNPEVGAIALGKHVEPVHVLYWRDRFEKAEEFRTRMRLLGNVRGIPVDASPLSVVPALRVLRSGGILACHGDRDFNDQGWPVVFFGKETKFPPGPFFLAARGRALVIPTFFLVEPDRRFRVIYEEPFEVPEDVSETALRPYLERWVAILERYVRTYPEQWYCFYPFWGSQ